One Streptomyces fagopyri DNA window includes the following coding sequences:
- a CDS encoding sortase, whose amino-acid sequence MTVAVQTTLTTPAPRLGVRGVTAVRHLARGGLLTLAALLLGLTAQLLLVSGVQERAAQHASYDALRTELALGTAPVAQTDQNGDLLAPGTPVALLDIPAAHVHQVVLEGTDSAVLTDGPGHRRDTPLPGQSGTSVLMGRAAAYGGPFGHLGRLAAGDTFTVTTGQGRARYQVLGVRRAGDPAPATVAPGKGRLVLVTATGAHFMPGGVLRVDADLISTPAQTPAAVIRSGTLPESEQPLAHPSGVPWPLVMWLQALVAVAVAAVWTWHRWGRHQTWIVFAPVVAVLGLQVAVHTTELLPNLM is encoded by the coding sequence GTGACGGTCGCCGTACAGACCACGCTCACCACCCCCGCGCCGCGGCTGGGCGTTCGAGGCGTCACCGCCGTCCGGCACCTCGCCCGGGGCGGTCTGCTCACCCTGGCCGCCCTGCTGCTCGGCCTCACCGCCCAGCTGCTGCTCGTCAGCGGCGTCCAGGAACGGGCCGCGCAGCACGCCTCGTACGACGCACTGCGCACCGAACTCGCCCTCGGCACCGCCCCGGTGGCCCAGACCGACCAGAACGGCGACCTGCTCGCGCCGGGCACGCCCGTCGCGCTCCTCGACATCCCCGCCGCCCATGTCCACCAGGTGGTCCTGGAGGGCACCGACTCCGCCGTCCTCACCGACGGCCCCGGCCACCGCCGGGACACCCCGCTGCCCGGACAGTCCGGCACCAGCGTGCTGATGGGCCGCGCGGCCGCCTACGGGGGGCCCTTCGGACACCTCGGCCGGCTCGCCGCGGGCGACACGTTCACCGTGACCACCGGCCAGGGCAGGGCGAGGTACCAGGTACTCGGTGTACGACGGGCCGGCGACCCGGCGCCCGCCACCGTGGCCCCGGGCAAGGGGCGCCTGGTCCTCGTCACGGCCACCGGCGCGCACTTCATGCCCGGCGGGGTGCTGCGCGTCGACGCCGACCTGATCTCCACGCCCGCCCAGACCCCGGCGGCCGTCATCCGCTCCGGCACGCTCCCGGAGTCCGAGCAGCCCCTCGCGCACCCCTCCGGCGTGCCGTGGCCACTGGTCATGTGGCTCCAGGCGCTGGTGGCCGTCGCCGTCGCCGCGGTGTGGACCTGGCACCGGTGGGGCCGGCACCAGACGTGGATCGTGTTCGCGCCGGTCGTCGCGGTCCTGGGCCTCCAGGTCGCCGTCCACACCACCGAACTGCTCCCGAACCTGATGTGA